Proteins from a single region of Leucoraja erinacea ecotype New England chromosome 25, Leri_hhj_1, whole genome shotgun sequence:
- the LOC129709197 gene encoding beta-crystallin B1-like has protein sequence MSQTTKSTTQDKGSAPVATPGFKNPKTREPAMGNFKIYIYEQENFQGRFIEFSSECVNLCDRNFDRVGSVRVDCGPWVAYEQANFRGEMFILEKGEYPRWDSWSNSYRSDRFMSFRPVCMDNQEHKISLYEMAEFQGNKMEIMEDDIPSLWAYGFSDRVGSVRVHSGTWVGYQYPGYRGYQYLFEMGDFKHWNEWSAQQPLMQSIRRLRDMQWHQKGCFQVTSK, from the exons ATGTCTCAGACCACAAAGAGCACCACGCAGGATAAGGGCAGTGCCCCAGTTGCCACCCCAGGCTTCAAGAACCCGAAGACCAGAGAACCAGCCATGGGCAACTTCAAG ATCTACATCTACGAGCAGGAGAACTTCCAGGGGCGATTCATCGAGTTCTCCAGCGAGTGCGTCAACCTGTGTGACCGCAACTTCGACAGAGTGGGCAGCGTCCGCGTGGACTGTGGGCC CTGGGTTGCTTACGAGCAAGCAAATTTCCGTGGCGAGATGTTCATCTTGGAGAAGGGCGAGTACCCACGCTGGGATTCCTGGTCCAACAGCTACAGGAGTGACCGCTTCATGTCCTTCCGCCCTGTCTGTATG GATAACCAAGAGCATAAAATCAGCCTGTACGAAATGGCCGAGTTCCAAGGGAACAAGATGGAGATCATGGAAGATGACATTCCCAGTCTGTGGGCCTATGGATTCAGTGACCGAGTGGGCAGTGTGAGAGTCCACAGTGGAAC ATGGGTCGGCTACCAGTACCCTGGATACAGGGGCTACCAGTACCTGTTTGAGATGGGAGACTTCAAACACTGGAATGAATGGAGCGCTCAGCAGCCTCTGATGCAGTCCATCCGCAGACTGCGAGACATGCAGTGGCATCAGAAGGGTTGCTTCCAGGTGACCAGCAAGTGA